A single window of Arvicola amphibius chromosome 15, mArvAmp1.2, whole genome shotgun sequence DNA harbors:
- the Tnpo2 gene encoding transportin-2 isoform X3 encodes MDWQPDEQGLQQVLQLLKDSQSPNTATQRIVQDKLKQLNQFPDFNNYLIFVLTRLKSEDEPTRSLSGLILKNNVKAHYQSFPPPVADFIKQECLNNIGDASSLIRATIGILITTIASKGELQMWPELLPQLCNLLNSEDYNTCEGAFGALQKICEDSSELLDSDALNRPLNIMIPKFLQFFKHCSPKIRSHAIACVNQFIMDRAQALMDNIDTFIEHLFALAVDDDPEVRKNVCRALVMLLEVRIDRLIPHMHSIIQYMLQRTQDHDENVALEACEFWLTLAEQPICKEVLASHLVQLIPILVNGMKYSEIDIILLKGDVEEDEAVPDSEQDIKPRFHKSRTVTLPHEAERPDGSEDAEDDDDDDALSDWNLRKCSAAALDVLANVFREELLPHLLPLLKGLLFHPEWVVKESGILVLGAIAEGCMQGMVPYLPELIPHLIQCLSDKKALVRSIACWTLSRYAHWVVSQPPDMHLKPLMTELLKRILDGNKRVQEAACSAFATLEEEACTELVPYLSYILDTLVFAFGKYQHKNLLILYDAIGTLADSVGHHLNQPEYIQKLMPPLIQKWNELKDEDKDLFPLLECLSSVATALQSGFLPYCEPVYQRCVTLVQKTLAQAMMYTQHPEQYEAPDKDFMIVALDLLSGLAEGLGGHVEQLVARSNIMTLLFQCMQDSMPEVRQSSFALLGDLTKACFIHVKPCIAEFMPILGTNLNPEFISVCNNATWAIGEICMQMGAEMQPYVQMVLNNLVEIINRPNTPKTLLENTAITIGRLGYVCPQEVAPMLQQFIRPWCTSLRNIRDNEEKDSAFRGICMMIGVNPGGVVQDFIFFCDAVASWVSPKDDLRDMFYKILHGFKDQVGEENWQQFSEQFPPLLKERLAAFYGVSVCVIVGGCAGECAASRSHCALVQGG; translated from the exons ATGGACTGGCAGCCAGACGAGCAGGGCCTGCAGCAGGTCTTGCAGCTTCTCAAAGACTCGCAGTCGCCCAACACAGCTACTCAGCGCATTGTGCAGGAT AAACTTAAACAACTCAACCAGTTTCCCGACTTCAACAACTATCTGATCTTCGTTCTGACCAGACTCAAATCAGAAG ACGAGCCAACCCGCTCTCTCAGCGGCCTCATCCTCAAGAATAATGTGAAGGCGCATTACCAGAGCTTCCCGCCTCCTGTGGCTGACTTCATCAAACAAGAGTGTCTCAACAACATTGGCGATGCCTCCTCTCTCATCCGAGCCACCATTG GCATTCTCATCACCACCATCGCTTCCAAGGGTGAGCTGCAGATGTGGCCTGAACTGCTGCCCCAGCTGTGTAACCTGCTCAACTCAGAGGATTATAATACCTGTGAG GGAGCCTTTGGAGCCCTGCAGAAGATCTGTGAAGACTCCTCTGAGCTTTTGGATAGTGATGCTCTCAACAGGCCCCTGAATATCATGATCCCTAAGTTCCTGCAGTTTTTCAAGCACTGTAGCCCCAAGATCCG GTCCCATGCCATTGCCTGTGTGAACCAGTTCATCATGGATCGGGCCCAGGCATTAATGGACAACATCGACACCTTCATCGAG CACCTGTTTGCCTTGGCTGTGGATGACGACCCTGAGGTGAGGAAGAACGTGTGCCGCGCCCTAGTGATGCTTTTGGAAGTGCGGATTGACAGGCTCATCCCTCACATGCACAGCATCATTCAG TACatgctgcagaggacccaagacCATGATGAGAACGTGGCCCTGGAGGCCTGTGAGTTCTGGCTGACGCTGGCCGAGCAGCCCATCTGCAAGGAAGTCCTGGCCTCCCATCTGGTCCA GTTGATCCCTATCCTCGTGAATGGGATGAAGTACTCTGAAATTGACATCATCCTACTTAAG GGGGACGTGGAGGAGGACGAGGCAGTACCTGACAGCGAGCAGGATATCAAGCCCCGTTTCCACAAGTCACGCACAGTGACACTGCCCCACGAGGCTGAGCGGCCTGATGGCTCTGAGGATGCGGaggatgatgacgatgacgatgctTTGTCGGACTGGAATCTGA GGAAATGCTCAGCAGCTGCGCTGGACGTCCTTGCTAATGTCTTCCGGGAGGAACTGCTGCCCCACCTACTTCCCCTGCTCAAGGGCCTCCTGTTCCACCCTGAGTGGGTGGTGAAGGAGTCAGGGATACTGGTACTGGGTGCCATTGCTGAGG GCTGCATGCAGGGAATGGTGCCCTATCTACCTGAGCTGATCCCACACCTCATCCAGTGCCTGTCAGACAAGAAGGCCCTGGTACGCTCCATTGCCTGCTGGACACTGAGCCGCTATGCCCACTGGGTAGTCAGCCAGCCACCGGACATGCACCTCAAGCCTCTGATGACAGAGCTGCTCAAGCGTATCCTGGATGGCAACAAGAGAGTGCAGGAGGCAGCCTGCAG TGCCTTTGCTACCTTGGAGGAGGAGGCATGCACGGAGCTGGTTCCCTACCTCAGCTATATCCTTGACACTCTTGTTTTTGCCTTTGGCAAATACCAGCATAAGAACCTGCTCATCCTCTATGATGCCATTGGCACCCTGGCCGACTCTGTGGGCCACCACCTTAATCAGCCG GAATATATTCAGAAGCTGATGCCTCCACTGATCCAGAAGTGGAATGAGCTCAAGGATGAAGACAAGGACCTTTTCCCCCTGCTGGAG TGTCTGTCGTCTGTGGCTACTGCCCTGCAGAGTGGCTTCCTGCCCTACTGTGAGCCTGTCTACCAGCGCTGTGTTACTCTGGTGCAGAAGACACTGGCCCAGGCCATG ATGTACACACAACACCCTGAACAGTACGAGGCCCCTGACAAGGACTTCATGATCGTTGCCTTGGACTTGCTTAGTGGTTTGGCTGAGGGCCTGGGTGGCCATGTGGAACAGCTGGTAGCCCGAAGCAACATCATGACATTGCTCTTCCAATGTATGCAG GATTCCATGCCTGAGGTCCGGCAGAGCTCCTTCGCCCTTCTGGGAGACCTTACCAAAGCCTGCTTTATCCACGTCAAGCCCTGTATCG CTGAGTTCATGCCTATCCTGGGCACCAACCTTAACCCTGAGTTCATCTCTGTCTGCAACAATGCCACCTGGGCCATTGGGGAGATCTGCATGCAGATGG GGGCAGAGATGCAGCCCTATGTGCAGATGGTCCTCAACAATCTGGTGGAGATCATTAACAGGCCCAACACGCCCAAGACACTACTGGAAAACACAG CCATCACCATCGGCCGCCTGGGCTACGTGTGCCCACAGGAGGTGGCACCCATGCTGCAGCAGTTCATCCGGCCTTG GTGCACGTCCCTTAGGAACATCCGGGACAACGAGGAGAAGGATTCTGCCTTCCGAGGCATCTGCATGATGATTGGTGTCAATCCTGGGGGTGTTGTGCAG gactttattttcttctgcgATGCTGTAGCCTCCTGGGTGAGCCCGAAGGATGACCTTCGGGACATGTTTTATAAG ATCCTCCATGGCTTCAAAGACCAAGTCGGGGAGGAAAACTGGCAACAGTTCTCAGAGCAGTTCCCACCACTGCTCAAGGAGAGGCTAGCAGCCTTCTATGGG GTTTCTGTCTGCGTCATCGTCGGAGGGTGTGCTGGGGAATGTGCTGCTTCCAGAAGTCACTGTGCCCTGGTCCAGGGGGGTTAG
- the Tnpo2 gene encoding transportin-2 isoform X1 has translation MDWQPDEQGLQQVLQLLKDSQSPNTATQRIVQDKLKQLNQFPDFNNYLIFVLTRLKSEDEPTRSLSGLILKNNVKAHYQSFPPPVADFIKQECLNNIGDASSLIRATIGILITTIASKGELQMWPELLPQLCNLLNSEDYNTCEGAFGALQKICEDSSELLDSDALNRPLNIMIPKFLQFFKHCSPKIRSHAIACVNQFIMDRAQALMDNIDTFIEHLFALAVDDDPEVRKNVCRALVMLLEVRIDRLIPHMHSIIQYMLQRTQDHDENVALEACEFWLTLAEQPICKEVLASHLVQLIPILVNGMKYSEIDIILLKGDVEEDEAVPDSEQDIKPRFHKSRTVTLPHEAERPDGSEDAEDDDDDDALSDWNLRKCSAAALDVLANVFREELLPHLLPLLKGLLFHPEWVVKESGILVLGAIAEGCMQGMVPYLPELIPHLIQCLSDKKALVRSIACWTLSRYAHWVVSQPPDMHLKPLMTELLKRILDGNKRVQEAACSAFATLEEEACTELVPYLSYILDTLVFAFGKYQHKNLLILYDAIGTLADSVGHHLNQPEYIQKLMPPLIQKWNELKDEDKDLFPLLECLSSVATALQSGFLPYCEPVYQRCVTLVQKTLAQAMMYTQHPEQYEAPDKDFMIVALDLLSGLAEGLGGHVEQLVARSNIMTLLFQCMQDSMPEVRQSSFALLGDLTKACFIHVKPCIAEFMPILGTNLNPEFISVCNNATWAIGEICMQMGAEMQPYVQMVLNNLVEIINRPNTPKTLLENTGRLTSPSAIPAITIGRLGYVCPQEVAPMLQQFIRPWCTSLRNIRDNEEKDSAFRGICMMIGVNPGGVVQDFIFFCDAVASWVSPKDDLRDMFYKILHGFKDQVGEENWQQFSEQFPPLLKERLAAFYGV, from the exons ATGGACTGGCAGCCAGACGAGCAGGGCCTGCAGCAGGTCTTGCAGCTTCTCAAAGACTCGCAGTCGCCCAACACAGCTACTCAGCGCATTGTGCAGGAT AAACTTAAACAACTCAACCAGTTTCCCGACTTCAACAACTATCTGATCTTCGTTCTGACCAGACTCAAATCAGAAG ACGAGCCAACCCGCTCTCTCAGCGGCCTCATCCTCAAGAATAATGTGAAGGCGCATTACCAGAGCTTCCCGCCTCCTGTGGCTGACTTCATCAAACAAGAGTGTCTCAACAACATTGGCGATGCCTCCTCTCTCATCCGAGCCACCATTG GCATTCTCATCACCACCATCGCTTCCAAGGGTGAGCTGCAGATGTGGCCTGAACTGCTGCCCCAGCTGTGTAACCTGCTCAACTCAGAGGATTATAATACCTGTGAG GGAGCCTTTGGAGCCCTGCAGAAGATCTGTGAAGACTCCTCTGAGCTTTTGGATAGTGATGCTCTCAACAGGCCCCTGAATATCATGATCCCTAAGTTCCTGCAGTTTTTCAAGCACTGTAGCCCCAAGATCCG GTCCCATGCCATTGCCTGTGTGAACCAGTTCATCATGGATCGGGCCCAGGCATTAATGGACAACATCGACACCTTCATCGAG CACCTGTTTGCCTTGGCTGTGGATGACGACCCTGAGGTGAGGAAGAACGTGTGCCGCGCCCTAGTGATGCTTTTGGAAGTGCGGATTGACAGGCTCATCCCTCACATGCACAGCATCATTCAG TACatgctgcagaggacccaagacCATGATGAGAACGTGGCCCTGGAGGCCTGTGAGTTCTGGCTGACGCTGGCCGAGCAGCCCATCTGCAAGGAAGTCCTGGCCTCCCATCTGGTCCA GTTGATCCCTATCCTCGTGAATGGGATGAAGTACTCTGAAATTGACATCATCCTACTTAAG GGGGACGTGGAGGAGGACGAGGCAGTACCTGACAGCGAGCAGGATATCAAGCCCCGTTTCCACAAGTCACGCACAGTGACACTGCCCCACGAGGCTGAGCGGCCTGATGGCTCTGAGGATGCGGaggatgatgacgatgacgatgctTTGTCGGACTGGAATCTGA GGAAATGCTCAGCAGCTGCGCTGGACGTCCTTGCTAATGTCTTCCGGGAGGAACTGCTGCCCCACCTACTTCCCCTGCTCAAGGGCCTCCTGTTCCACCCTGAGTGGGTGGTGAAGGAGTCAGGGATACTGGTACTGGGTGCCATTGCTGAGG GCTGCATGCAGGGAATGGTGCCCTATCTACCTGAGCTGATCCCACACCTCATCCAGTGCCTGTCAGACAAGAAGGCCCTGGTACGCTCCATTGCCTGCTGGACACTGAGCCGCTATGCCCACTGGGTAGTCAGCCAGCCACCGGACATGCACCTCAAGCCTCTGATGACAGAGCTGCTCAAGCGTATCCTGGATGGCAACAAGAGAGTGCAGGAGGCAGCCTGCAG TGCCTTTGCTACCTTGGAGGAGGAGGCATGCACGGAGCTGGTTCCCTACCTCAGCTATATCCTTGACACTCTTGTTTTTGCCTTTGGCAAATACCAGCATAAGAACCTGCTCATCCTCTATGATGCCATTGGCACCCTGGCCGACTCTGTGGGCCACCACCTTAATCAGCCG GAATATATTCAGAAGCTGATGCCTCCACTGATCCAGAAGTGGAATGAGCTCAAGGATGAAGACAAGGACCTTTTCCCCCTGCTGGAG TGTCTGTCGTCTGTGGCTACTGCCCTGCAGAGTGGCTTCCTGCCCTACTGTGAGCCTGTCTACCAGCGCTGTGTTACTCTGGTGCAGAAGACACTGGCCCAGGCCATG ATGTACACACAACACCCTGAACAGTACGAGGCCCCTGACAAGGACTTCATGATCGTTGCCTTGGACTTGCTTAGTGGTTTGGCTGAGGGCCTGGGTGGCCATGTGGAACAGCTGGTAGCCCGAAGCAACATCATGACATTGCTCTTCCAATGTATGCAG GATTCCATGCCTGAGGTCCGGCAGAGCTCCTTCGCCCTTCTGGGAGACCTTACCAAAGCCTGCTTTATCCACGTCAAGCCCTGTATCG CTGAGTTCATGCCTATCCTGGGCACCAACCTTAACCCTGAGTTCATCTCTGTCTGCAACAATGCCACCTGGGCCATTGGGGAGATCTGCATGCAGATGG GGGCAGAGATGCAGCCCTATGTGCAGATGGTCCTCAACAATCTGGTGGAGATCATTAACAGGCCCAACACGCCCAAGACACTACTGGAAAACACAG GTCGCCTGACGAGTCCCTCTGCCATTCCAGCCATCACCATCGGCCGCCTGGGCTACGTGTGCCCACAGGAGGTGGCACCCATGCTGCAGCAGTTCATCCGGCCTTG GTGCACGTCCCTTAGGAACATCCGGGACAACGAGGAGAAGGATTCTGCCTTCCGAGGCATCTGCATGATGATTGGTGTCAATCCTGGGGGTGTTGTGCAG gactttattttcttctgcgATGCTGTAGCCTCCTGGGTGAGCCCGAAGGATGACCTTCGGGACATGTTTTATAAG ATCCTCCATGGCTTCAAAGACCAAGTCGGGGAGGAAAACTGGCAACAGTTCTCAGAGCAGTTCCCACCACTGCTCAAGGAGAGGCTAGCAGCCTTCTATGGGGTCTAG
- the Tnpo2 gene encoding transportin-2 isoform X2: MDWQPDEQGLQQVLQLLKDSQSPNTATQRIVQDKLKQLNQFPDFNNYLIFVLTRLKSEDEPTRSLSGLILKNNVKAHYQSFPPPVADFIKQECLNNIGDASSLIRATIGILITTIASKGELQMWPELLPQLCNLLNSEDYNTCEGAFGALQKICEDSSELLDSDALNRPLNIMIPKFLQFFKHCSPKIRSHAIACVNQFIMDRAQALMDNIDTFIEHLFALAVDDDPEVRKNVCRALVMLLEVRIDRLIPHMHSIIQYMLQRTQDHDENVALEACEFWLTLAEQPICKEVLASHLVQLIPILVNGMKYSEIDIILLKGDVEEDEAVPDSEQDIKPRFHKSRTVTLPHEAERPDGSEDAEDDDDDDALSDWNLRKCSAAALDVLANVFREELLPHLLPLLKGLLFHPEWVVKESGILVLGAIAEGCMQGMVPYLPELIPHLIQCLSDKKALVRSIACWTLSRYAHWVVSQPPDMHLKPLMTELLKRILDGNKRVQEAACSAFATLEEEACTELVPYLSYILDTLVFAFGKYQHKNLLILYDAIGTLADSVGHHLNQPEYIQKLMPPLIQKWNELKDEDKDLFPLLECLSSVATALQSGFLPYCEPVYQRCVTLVQKTLAQAMMYTQHPEQYEAPDKDFMIVALDLLSGLAEGLGGHVEQLVARSNIMTLLFQCMQDSMPEVRQSSFALLGDLTKACFIHVKPCIAEFMPILGTNLNPEFISVCNNATWAIGEICMQMGAEMQPYVQMVLNNLVEIINRPNTPKTLLENTAITIGRLGYVCPQEVAPMLQQFIRPWCTSLRNIRDNEEKDSAFRGICMMIGVNPGGVVQDFIFFCDAVASWVSPKDDLRDMFYKILHGFKDQVGEENWQQFSEQFPPLLKERLAAFYGV, translated from the exons ATGGACTGGCAGCCAGACGAGCAGGGCCTGCAGCAGGTCTTGCAGCTTCTCAAAGACTCGCAGTCGCCCAACACAGCTACTCAGCGCATTGTGCAGGAT AAACTTAAACAACTCAACCAGTTTCCCGACTTCAACAACTATCTGATCTTCGTTCTGACCAGACTCAAATCAGAAG ACGAGCCAACCCGCTCTCTCAGCGGCCTCATCCTCAAGAATAATGTGAAGGCGCATTACCAGAGCTTCCCGCCTCCTGTGGCTGACTTCATCAAACAAGAGTGTCTCAACAACATTGGCGATGCCTCCTCTCTCATCCGAGCCACCATTG GCATTCTCATCACCACCATCGCTTCCAAGGGTGAGCTGCAGATGTGGCCTGAACTGCTGCCCCAGCTGTGTAACCTGCTCAACTCAGAGGATTATAATACCTGTGAG GGAGCCTTTGGAGCCCTGCAGAAGATCTGTGAAGACTCCTCTGAGCTTTTGGATAGTGATGCTCTCAACAGGCCCCTGAATATCATGATCCCTAAGTTCCTGCAGTTTTTCAAGCACTGTAGCCCCAAGATCCG GTCCCATGCCATTGCCTGTGTGAACCAGTTCATCATGGATCGGGCCCAGGCATTAATGGACAACATCGACACCTTCATCGAG CACCTGTTTGCCTTGGCTGTGGATGACGACCCTGAGGTGAGGAAGAACGTGTGCCGCGCCCTAGTGATGCTTTTGGAAGTGCGGATTGACAGGCTCATCCCTCACATGCACAGCATCATTCAG TACatgctgcagaggacccaagacCATGATGAGAACGTGGCCCTGGAGGCCTGTGAGTTCTGGCTGACGCTGGCCGAGCAGCCCATCTGCAAGGAAGTCCTGGCCTCCCATCTGGTCCA GTTGATCCCTATCCTCGTGAATGGGATGAAGTACTCTGAAATTGACATCATCCTACTTAAG GGGGACGTGGAGGAGGACGAGGCAGTACCTGACAGCGAGCAGGATATCAAGCCCCGTTTCCACAAGTCACGCACAGTGACACTGCCCCACGAGGCTGAGCGGCCTGATGGCTCTGAGGATGCGGaggatgatgacgatgacgatgctTTGTCGGACTGGAATCTGA GGAAATGCTCAGCAGCTGCGCTGGACGTCCTTGCTAATGTCTTCCGGGAGGAACTGCTGCCCCACCTACTTCCCCTGCTCAAGGGCCTCCTGTTCCACCCTGAGTGGGTGGTGAAGGAGTCAGGGATACTGGTACTGGGTGCCATTGCTGAGG GCTGCATGCAGGGAATGGTGCCCTATCTACCTGAGCTGATCCCACACCTCATCCAGTGCCTGTCAGACAAGAAGGCCCTGGTACGCTCCATTGCCTGCTGGACACTGAGCCGCTATGCCCACTGGGTAGTCAGCCAGCCACCGGACATGCACCTCAAGCCTCTGATGACAGAGCTGCTCAAGCGTATCCTGGATGGCAACAAGAGAGTGCAGGAGGCAGCCTGCAG TGCCTTTGCTACCTTGGAGGAGGAGGCATGCACGGAGCTGGTTCCCTACCTCAGCTATATCCTTGACACTCTTGTTTTTGCCTTTGGCAAATACCAGCATAAGAACCTGCTCATCCTCTATGATGCCATTGGCACCCTGGCCGACTCTGTGGGCCACCACCTTAATCAGCCG GAATATATTCAGAAGCTGATGCCTCCACTGATCCAGAAGTGGAATGAGCTCAAGGATGAAGACAAGGACCTTTTCCCCCTGCTGGAG TGTCTGTCGTCTGTGGCTACTGCCCTGCAGAGTGGCTTCCTGCCCTACTGTGAGCCTGTCTACCAGCGCTGTGTTACTCTGGTGCAGAAGACACTGGCCCAGGCCATG ATGTACACACAACACCCTGAACAGTACGAGGCCCCTGACAAGGACTTCATGATCGTTGCCTTGGACTTGCTTAGTGGTTTGGCTGAGGGCCTGGGTGGCCATGTGGAACAGCTGGTAGCCCGAAGCAACATCATGACATTGCTCTTCCAATGTATGCAG GATTCCATGCCTGAGGTCCGGCAGAGCTCCTTCGCCCTTCTGGGAGACCTTACCAAAGCCTGCTTTATCCACGTCAAGCCCTGTATCG CTGAGTTCATGCCTATCCTGGGCACCAACCTTAACCCTGAGTTCATCTCTGTCTGCAACAATGCCACCTGGGCCATTGGGGAGATCTGCATGCAGATGG GGGCAGAGATGCAGCCCTATGTGCAGATGGTCCTCAACAATCTGGTGGAGATCATTAACAGGCCCAACACGCCCAAGACACTACTGGAAAACACAG CCATCACCATCGGCCGCCTGGGCTACGTGTGCCCACAGGAGGTGGCACCCATGCTGCAGCAGTTCATCCGGCCTTG GTGCACGTCCCTTAGGAACATCCGGGACAACGAGGAGAAGGATTCTGCCTTCCGAGGCATCTGCATGATGATTGGTGTCAATCCTGGGGGTGTTGTGCAG gactttattttcttctgcgATGCTGTAGCCTCCTGGGTGAGCCCGAAGGATGACCTTCGGGACATGTTTTATAAG ATCCTCCATGGCTTCAAAGACCAAGTCGGGGAGGAAAACTGGCAACAGTTCTCAGAGCAGTTCCCACCACTGCTCAAGGAGAGGCTAGCAGCCTTCTATGGGGTCTAG